Within Bactrocera oleae isolate idBacOlea1 chromosome 6, idBacOlea1, whole genome shotgun sequence, the genomic segment TAAATTGTTCATGTTTATCAAAAGTCCCCTAATGGAAGTAATGccgaaacaacaataaaatgctTCTACCTATCTTGAGGTGAAATTTGTGACtagatttcttaaaaaagtataaacatttttcaagcaatttacTGTTGTAACGTTTTATCAATCGATTGTAGCGATACAGGACAGTTACATTAAAACTCgattttttgcaacaaaatattattttttccaaattgtttGAAACACCCGAAAGGGAGTTTTGGTATTTAAAACtgaaaagaaacattttttgcatCCCTGCAGACGAAGATGTAAAACGAGCAGAAGTTGAAAATTCTACAAACTCGTAGAGTAATTACAGTTagcaaaattgttttatttttgttgactCAACTCTATTGTATATGgtgtaaaagtttttaaagaacTGTGAGGGACGTAAACGAAGTGCCCTATTATACCAGCAGGGAATAAAGTGGAACTGCTTCTTTGAGTTGCaaggaaaaatataataagcaCTCTTTCAACCAATTGAGAATTAAGGACATCACATTTTTAACTGCTTAAAACATGTCAAATTTGCAACGAACCATTCTCAAAAATAGACTACCGCCTACAATACCTGGAGGGCGAATAGGAAGAAGGTaatctattttttgttgttcctCGTCTATATATTTCACATTAGGCTATTACCAAACATATGtaaaagttgaaatttgttATAGCGACTCATTTAAAAAGTCTCGAATTCGGGATTTCAAGCCGGCACTCTGGAGTGAATTCTTTGCTGAAAAAGAAGACGTGGTCTTAGACGAGAATCGTACTTTCCGTATATATCGCACAAAAGCCCCACAGAAACCTGGGCCGATCCTACTTCTACTACACGGGGGTGGATATTCTGGTCTGACATGGTCGCATTTTTGCGTAAGTTAATGTTGTACATGTGATGAAACTTTTATACtaataggaattatatttgtttaaggTGGAAATAACTCGCATTATTCATTGTCAGTGTCTTGCAATCGATTTACGAGGTCATGGCGACACTAAGACAGAACTTGATGACGATCTTTCCTCAGATACACTtgcaaagtatatatatatataatatacaataaaaaatgtatgtaaatatactgTTCTTTGTAGGGATATAGGAGACCTAGTATTGCAGCTTTACCAAGAAGATGCTCCTCCCATCTACCTTGTTGGTCATTCAATGGGAGGCGCTATTGCTGTTCATTTTGCGCACAAGGCAATTATTCCAAGCATAATTGGTATAACTGTAATTGATGTAGTTGAGGGAACTGCTATGGAAGCTTTAGCTAGCATGCAAAGTTTTCTACGATCGCGTCCCACTCACTTTAAAAGCATTCCAAATGCTATAGAATGGTGTATTAGAAGTGGTCAAATAAGAAATGTAGAGAGCGCAAAAGTTTCAATGCCTGGTCAAATCATTAAGTAATTGAACTAATTGAAAATCGTTTGCTTAAAccgatattaaataaataaataccgtgTACATATTTTCAGTTGTTCAACGCAGCAGCTAGCTACCAACGAGCTACCATTGTCTGAAGATGAAATCGAGGACAGTGCTTCAACAAGTAACTTTACACATCCTTTCAGTATTTCCGAAGATGAAGAAATGGGCAACGATAATGGGGGTGATTCCGTCACTTCAGTTGTTAATACCGCACTCGGGGAAGAACATGATAGTAGCTCAGATTCATCAGACTTTAAAAAACCATTTATAGGACATGGTGAATCTCCGAAAAGGTACTTCTACATACATTCCTTGTAAAGAGATTGTGTGCAATTTTTCCATTTACAAAAGGTATACTTGGCGTATCGATCTATCAAAATCAGAAAAGTACTGGGTTGGTTGGTTTACCGGTTTAagcgaaaaatttttaaatttacgtGTTCCGAAACAACTATTACTGGCCAGCATTGATGGTCTGGACAAGGCGTTAACTGTTGGTCAAATGcaaggtatgtacatacatacatatatatgttgaatGAAAAAAGAGGTTagtgttattatattttcaacagGGCGTTTTCAAATGCAAGTGCTGGCGCGATGTGGACACGCTGTTCATGAAGATCGTCCACATGAAGTAGCGGAGGTTATCAGTGGCTATCTTATACGCAATCGTTTTGCAGAAGCAGTTGGcgaatttcattttcatttgccATCATGTTAATTTTTACAGTGCCAATTagcattaaagaaaaattggttATGAAAAGAATGTAATCAAATACAAAGATGTAAATCCGAAAGTATATTTCACATACAAGTAGAGGAAGAGAAATATATGCGGAGAACTTAAATTTAAAGCATGTGCtactaataaaatttaacaaataaactATTTATTGCAGTTAAACGATAttcttttttactgttttgctTCCTTGTGTATTGATAACTTCCTACCTTTAATTTGTCCCATAAcagacaaataaaatttttagtgtttaaatattttatatgaaacaaagtggtaaaaaaaaaatcggggATTAAATTAACTGCTTACAATTACTTCGGAGATTGACATTTACCATGTATGACTAGACTTTTGTGGCTTAACAGCAAACATACATTTccaataaatttctttaatatttagcaatatgtatatttgaacaaAGGAGCGctcaataattttatatcttggtaaatttaaatatgaaaaggATTTAGTAATAACTAATGAAAAGTGCTTCTAAATTGGAGAATATAGTTATGTGTATATGAAAATAGATGTAATATTTAGATCAATTTTGATTTAAGGTAAGTTACTAGGAGTTTGGTGAAATTGTGTCTGAGCTTTCAACCAAGTTTACTGCACAAGTCAACCTTGCgctaaaatactaattttgtgtacaaaatgaaagtttgcacCTTTACTCCACGAAGCGAATACCACtccttttaatttgaattttcgttTCAAGGGCCTTTATGTGGCGAAGTCGTTCTGCAATTTGTTCACGAACCTCATTCCTGAAGCGCTTGCCATCGCCTAATTCTTCCATTTCAGCCAACCAGTTTGCGCGTTCATTTATTTGatctaaaactataaaaatgcgtacaataaatatttttcaaatttttatgttttagaaATTTACGTTCATCGATTATATTTTCTTCTGTGGCTTGGAAGTCCGTTCTGATGCGTGGCTTACGTTTTGCTTTCACTGACGTTTCTGCAAGTCGCATACCTGACATGGCCTCTTGCAGTAGTTTCTTCTCTTTTTCTGTAGGCATCCTATTTGTTGGTCTCGGACGGTAAGGGGGTAGCTTGTAGGCGTCACTAGCTAAAATCTGTTCAAGGCTCTTTCGTTTAGCAAGATGAGCACGTTGCAGAATATCAAGGGCACCAGCTTCAGGATCTTTTGTGTTAATAGGTGGAGGCTCAGGTTTAGGCAATGGCTCCCCATTTCGTAAGTGATAGTTGATTTTTTTCCGCATTAGCATTGACATTTTGGACTCAGCCATAAGAGCTAAGACatgatatataaataagtgCACACTTAAAGTACTTATATAAGAACATCCTTTtggttataaaaatacaaataattacgCTTAACAACCTTTCAATAAATCCGCAGTTTCTTTGCTGTACTCTATTTTAGGACAGTGAAAAATTCCTCCTTGGACAATGCGTTCACTTGGCCACAGAATAGCTTTATTGTCCGAACTTTGAATCCTTCCGTTATCCTGCACAGGACTCCCTGTGATTTTGTCCATACACCgagttttttccatttttaaataTCAACGTACACAGTCTATTTAACAAATACAGATTTATAACAAACTACgaatgtgtataaaaatttaaatttcgcaaattgacatttttttgaaatcataCTTATATTTTCAGTAGCTCAAATGAGGTGACAGTACATTACCTTATCCACAAAAACATGTCATGTGGATAATTCCACCAGTATAGATAATTCAACCAAACTACTGTTTGGAGAGTATGGTTCCATGGTAACACTCAGGTTCTGTATGCTAAAAGTACTGcgtaaagtatttatatttgttatttttgtgtgcTCACTATCAGCATAGACAGCGATATAAGAGAAGGAACGGAAAACACGAAAATTATccaaatatactttatttatgtGGATATTAGATATTAAATctgtttaaatttgttattgtacTACACAAAGATACAAGATTCGTATGTcgttagtttttttaatttttcttattcatCTAACATAcagctttataaataaataaatcattaacAAATTAACTAACATGATATACCTGactgattttttgttttgatttttctttgctttattaGTTTTCTCAACACAAATTGTCAATATAGTTCTTAATTAACTAGAAGCTTTAGCATGTGTAATCGTCCCTTGCTCTGCATAACTTTACCATTGGCTTTTGCCTTCGAATGACAGGTGCAAATtcaaaacatataattttttaatgttttataaaaatctatGACATGCACTCAATAAGAAGTTTATCAAGGTATCGGCAGTTAGGGATTGAATAAATTGGTGCTAACGgaacaaataattataaaattttactatagTGCGTACTCAGTGGCTCACAACTTTGTGCCCAAGTTtcttccaaaacaaaaaaaaactcaagTCAATTGGTTCTTATGCAGTGATTTCAGTTCCtaccaataaatttattatgtgCTGGTTGGCGTAAACATTTGCGTCTGTAGCCAGACGAGTGTATTTATGTACACTTGTTGTTCAGTGATCTTCCCCATGCTCATGATTTTTCTAGTGTCACATACATTTAAAaggcaaacatatatatgtacgtatatacagttacaaatataaatacaattacaatacaatataaacaaataaaattgctaaataaattgattttacaaattaaattataaacagCGGCCCGGGCCTTAAGAGCGGTGTgtctctatatatataaatttggcctAACTTGTGCAGCATTCATTAGCGTGAGGTTTAGCTCACCATTCATTGGATCATAAGGCTTATaacagtatatataataatatatatataaggacaACTCTTAAGTTACTTCATTATGTCGATATGCTGGACAAGAAGTTTACAAATATTGCCGTAGGACTATATAATTTCAGCTTAACaatagcttttttttaaatctatttgATATCTTACATACTACTGTCGTATAGcgaatatatgcacacatacctAGTGTTAAAATCAAAGTTCAGCTTTGCACAGTGTTTATTAATAAGACAAAATATTCAAAGTGCATCGTGTCATCTAAAGTTgtctaatattttaatatttaccttttctcttttaattaaaattaaattcagcaATTACATTCCGTACGAGAGACTTGCCTGAAGTTGATGAAACTCCTGTGTATTCAATTTGAATAAATGTCAACAATTGAGCGTCTATAGTGTTTATAAGCGTTTAATCGTTTATATCTTAGTACCAGAAAGTAATTTTAGTCAGTCTCATTGTCGCGATGCATTTTTTCCTAATTAGCTCTATTTTGGTTAATTTGGTAAATTGTAATTGAAACATTTACATTATTTCAACGATCACAACGAAAACATGGTGGACCATCATAATCATAAAATTCACCGAATTGTGACTTTTTTCGCTTTCCAGAGgttccatttgatttttttcttgacTTCACAATGCGCATTCTAGAATAATGTGAAATGTTCCTCgaactttgaaaaattttcctaTATTGatgaaatacataaataaaacaaataattgccGTCAATGAAGTTTAAAGAGCAaatagccaaaaaaaaaaaaatattttcacataactacattttaatttttatcttataTGGTCGATTtgctaatattaataaaaattatagtttacCCCCGTCCAGGTTAGTAAGAGTCGAATTGAAAGCTATAATCCAAATATCTACAACAAATATCAAGTTTCAACCgaaatacaacaaatacaatattaaGAGATGCACAATTTCATTTACAATTGcatatatagtatttttaaatgaagTACTCATCAAACTAGAATAAAATCTAAGAAATTCAGTTGATAGCTTGCTCGGTCATTTGCAAGCATAGTGTTTCCAATTGATCTAAACTATTAATGTCGTTCATGGCTACAGTAGCGGAGCTAGACGATGACGCTTTCATATGCACTTTATCCACTATTTGTAAATTCATGTTGGATAATAAAGGGATTGTTGTTGCGGGTCCTAATGGTGAATTTTGTTTACCGCTGTGAACCTCATTGAATGGCGTCGACATATTACTACAACTTTTCACAGTTTTTACACCACAACTACAAGTATTGCTACTATTTCTATTTACATCGCACAAACAATTTAACAAGTTGTTATTTCGACAGCTATTGCCAACGGCGGCTGCTGCTGCAGCAAGTAGCTGCAActcttgctgttgctgttggcaTAACAAGTTATTATTTAACATACTAGTgttattgtttaataaatttggctgttgttgtggttgttgggGACCAATCATACCAGTAACACCAATTTCTTCACTACTAACCATTACCACTGCCGCCATTGTCTTTTGTGATTGCTGGGTCTGCTGTTGATGTTGCGATTGCGATAAGCTCTGTGGTTGCTGTGAAGGATCGGCCTTCCCGGTTACATTCGCTAGACTCGTCTTAAATGTTGAAGTTAAATTGGCATTAATATTGTTCTGGTTGCTAATGGCTGCAGTGATACTAGTTCGACGCAAGTGACCATCGCTTGATGGTGGCCCTGCGGGTAAAATTCCTTGACCGGGTTTAAAAACCATTTTTTGGGGTTGTTGAGGTCCACCTGACACTAATATTAAATTGTTGAGAGATCTtcgatgttgctgttgttgttgttgttgctgctgtgggGGCAAAGTAGGAAAGTGGCTATGTTGGggcaaaatagtattttgatcttgctgttgttgtgataATTGTGAATGGTGATTGTGATGTGGTTGCTTGACCTGCTGTTGTTGACTGTTCATGAAGTTTGGATATGACGAACTTTTATATTGATGCTGTGCGCTACCGTTATTTCCACTGTTGCTGATGCCTACATTTCCGTAGTCACCCGGTTGTGTCTGGCTGCCATGGTGATGGTGCTGGTGCTGGTGCTGCTGATTTTGTGATATACTATTAGCGGTGAAGTTAGGCAtgtcatttgaattttttctgtGGTTAATGCGGTCATTACTTCCGTTCTTTATATCACATTTTCGAGATTTTCCACTCCATCTGAATgatttatttaaacataaaaaaaatacatacgcCTGTGACAGTTgtagaaaatttaatgaatactTACctagatttatttaaatttccggAGCTTCCATTTTTGACGTGGTGTGCCTTGTGGCCAATAGCTATTTTATGTTTTGAGAGTTTAAATTTCAGTTCTTTCAGTTGATTTGAATGGTTCACAAAAGCCTCATTGTGTATCGAACGATCAAGTACCCACATTAAAACGTTGATATTTTCTTCATCTTGAGGTGCGTTAGTATCACGTTGTACCATCGAGCCAACTGTAAATATGTTGTTTTGGAGCGATTTCAGaatataataaacaaacttACCTATAtccaaaactttcaaaaatctATGAGCAACATTGTCTTCATTTGAGCCGCCATCAACAGATTCGATAGGTTTCATTGGCGAAAGTACCATGCTTGCTAAGTCCTCCACTAcagtttgtatttttatttgaccaTTTACCAAATCCTGCTCCAATCTGCTCAGGTGATTAGTGCGTTCTTTCAGTTTTTCTATACATATTGATAATTTGTGCGATGCACCTTTGGTTACTCCCAAGCCTTGCAAAAATTCTTCAGTGATACAGAGCATATCTTCATATGTCATATTTTTGAATAGatctatgtacttatgtaagcgCAAAGATTTCAACCACAATCCAATATTTGACATGCCCACATTTCggctttgaaattttatataacctGGTTTAAAATCATCCAGACCCGTATCTGAACCACTATTAGCTAAACCCCCACGCTGGTGTTCTATGGAAAGTGAGAAGCTCCGCGGTTTATTTGCAAATTGCGCCAAGTTTTCATTTGAATTTGAGCAATTGTCGTTGACCGTAATTACGGAGGAATTCGAAGATGACGACGATGTGGACATCGTTTGCGTTGTAAGACTATTAGATCGGCGTGTCTTTAAAGCAGTCAATTTGCCATCCAAACTCCAGCGAGTCATATCCGTTTGCTCATAATTACTCATTGGCATTGAAGTGTAGGCCATTTGTGGCTGTAGCgactgaataaataaaataaatcgttAATAGAAGTTTAAACATAGTAATTGAGAAAAGTGTATTACCTTCTGATTTGTATCATTCTTAATGGAAGATAAAGAGTCATTTATACATTGATCATCAACGTTTATAGATATATGCGGTTCAAAGTCGATGATTTCTGTGCCATTTTTTGAAAACGATGTATCGTGCTCGTCGTTGTTGGAATTACTATAACTATTATTCTCGCAAACTTTGCTCTCATTATGACCACTGCtacccaatatatttataattgggttgttattgttattaaagaGGCCAGATATTACTGGATTTGGATTGGTATTTGTGGTGGCTACTGCTGCAGCTACACCATTCACTAATGAAGATTCCTTCGCATGTGTATCAACACCTATTGTCGCAATGCTCAAAGACAAACCCAATTTATTTTGACTAGATCCTAATTCGTTTAGATTAATACCATTAAAATTATCACAGAGTTGATCAGTAATGCTACTGTTGCGTCGATTTGTACAACTACTGCCGCTACTACTCGAACTTATTTCACTCAAATTATTCATACCACTGTTAGCAAATCCGCTGTCATTCCGCATGAAGTTGGTCCAATCAGGCAGAGAATTTGGTTGTGAAATAGGGTTTTGTTGAAGATTATTGTGATTCTTGCTTGGAGGAGCAATTGTTTGCCAATCAACATTTCGACTCTTTGCATATGGTGATATTCCAAGTCCTGGAGCAAAACTCCCAGAAGATGACATGGAATTATTGGATATGGATGACGAAGTAAGGGACGAAACAGATGAGACGGACGCATCCGAGCTGACACCCAAACTTTGATTTATGCTACTagtgtttcttttttttggttCCACCAACTTATCAGCAGCCATAAGATGATCCTCCAAGTGTCGCAACCAAACATTTAACGACCTGAAgaacattaattataaaaaatatatagaatatataagcATGTCTGATTtgctaaatattaattaaatattacctTCGATCGTCGTTGCTTATAGCAGGATGTATAAGCATGTACGAGAATATTTGCTGAACCAATTCGGTAGGCACACGCTGGTGCATGGTGTCTCGCACGGTCGATGGAATTAGAGCCAAATAAATTAACTTGGCGTCATCATTTCCAGGTTTTAAAAGGGGTAACATGTTTAAAACCTCAACCAATATCTCCTTCTTTTTTTCGTACAATTTACGTTCATCGCAATTTGTAATTTGAAAATCAGAACCATAACACGGTATGGTGTCCTTGTCTAATGAACCCGAAGTCAGAGCATCCACTGCGTCGTTCAAATGCAACGTCTTGTAGGCGTTTAATAGTTTTTTCAAATACGAAGGATTGTTCGCATTCATGTCGATGAGAACGCTACTCAGATTAGTTTCTGAGCCTAAATTTTGTGTCAAAGCGTGATCAATGGCGTATTGTAAGAACTTTAAATTAGGATATCTCAAACGCTTCAGCAGAGCATACATAACAACGGTTCGTTCGCAATTATTCCAGCTTTCAAAAAAGCTCGTTACTGTTGTAACCTGTTCACCAAATGTTATTGGACTATTTCTGCTATAATCATTCCGTTTATGAATGTCGTCATTCGTAGCACACATATTATGGTCAATGCCGCTCTTTTCGGTAGTAATATATTTCATGATGGCTATTTgcttctatatatattattttcttgatATATTCTATTTAAAATCTCCTGCAAATTTCTAAATGAAGAAATTgttgtgaaaattaaattagtaaaatagtATGAAGCGGCGGTAATAAttagtatatttaaataaatttcaaatctaATGTTTAaggcaaattatatatatgtacataagttttATTGGATGATTGGATGGAATATTAGAGTTAGAAGAAGTAGAAAACATTTTGGTTTGTAGTTTAAAACTCTGTGATTTGTGAATTTTCTAAACACTGTCATTTAGGCGGGGTGGTAATTAACCGGCATTGACTGTGTCTCTTTTGTTccttaaaattaacttaaattagACTTTGGCATTGACTGTCTCTGTATTATGAGTAAGaaattttacttcaattttttttaccgattaaaattaaaaatcagttCTAggtgttttataatttatttacattgcaTGTGGTGTTTTCTCaatagttaaaaataaactacCCTACACAGGacaggacttttaaaattttcaacttctcAAAATAATCTTCTTGAAAATCCTTACATAGCATTGCATActaattagaattttttaatattttgatataattttgtcaattacaaatatatattttataaggtaattatacaatatattttatatatatatatatggtactttgatatacataagtacatctatatattattttatgtataattaaaaattaagaaaaactgtaataaaaacacaaaccGGAAGATAAAGATGAGGATTTAGTTTCAAAagatgtacatacttacataaattatttgaaataatgttTAGATTTTAGGAGAATTAATTTCGCTTGGAAATTAAAGTCATTTGTCATTTAAAGTACTTTCGAAAATGGTGACGATTTCTTTTGTCACTAGTCACGACAGTTTGGTTTTTGCCCGCAAATTATGCTGTTTACACGACTATTTGGCAAATTTTATTAACACTTATCCTAACAATATTTGCATTTGCTATCGTTTGATTATCACTTAACATATGGAAGATTGCGAACAATCTACATTTAATACAAATCAACAGTTCtcatttaaaattatacaaaattttgcgttttctgattttattttttcaacattgGAATGATATTGCGTAACTATAAGTAAGGCCTCTTTGAAATCGACTTAGTGTACGGTACTTTTGAATCAACGAGTTACCAAAAATGTTCTAAAATGGATTCTTTAGCATGCAGGTACTTAAAAGCTAATTTACATGATTCTCATAAGGCGTTGATTCAGTGTCGAAACATGATGTCCATCACAATTATTTTGCGGGTAGTCAGTTACTGTTAACTTTTATCTGGAGAGGAATTACAGTGTTTCCGAGGGGAATAGTATCatgcgataaaaaaaaaacagtacaaAGGAGAGCTGCGCGCGCAGTTAACTCCACTTCAATCTATACTAAATGCTTCTGTTGTTGGGGTTAATGCATAATTGGCAAAGTCTATTTACTTTATCATTTTACTCACCACTGTCGTTGTTGTTTGCCTTAGGAATTTGCTATCCGTTTTTCCATCTTCAAAGTTTTTTCAAGTTTCCTTATGATTTAATTATGAATATTATCTTTCTTTACGTTATGACTTAATACTTCTTTGTTAACATAAAATTTCAGTACAAAACGCACTCGGAGAAAACCTTGAATTTCATCGTGTTTTCTTTGCAATGTATTCCGTTTAATCCGCCCTGTCGTCAAATAGGCAGCATGTCTTTTGCTTTACAAAATAAACCTTTAATCAATCATTACCGCTAGAAACAAATGTCTAGATATTTCGTTTAACACTTGATTTATCCCAATTTCGAACTTCTTCTTTAAAAATCCTCAACATATTTAGATATTGCAATTATAGCTAAACTAATGAAACTTTTCCTTCGCACTCGTAGAAAGTTCAACAAAAAGACATCTACTAATTTGACATTAGTTCGCGTACTTGTGCAGAGTTGCATATTTATAGTGTTGACAGAGATCGTAtatcataatataaataatttacgttctctgcattAACCAACTGAGTAAGAAAGGCATGAACGATCGCATGTACGTTTTGTTAATTAACATATAGGGAATTTTATGCGTgatacattaaaaataattatttattaaattgttgtGAAAAGAGCAGTTTTACATATGAGTAAATATTGTGTATTACATTTAAATAGATATGTatctattaattgtataaattgtgtaaatattttaattgttttcccATGTAACGTGAACATCGACTGACAGTGCTACCAATTTTATACGTTCTCAAGTTGTCAAGTATGGTAAATTTTCCACAAATTTACCTATACTGTAATCCACGATAAAACAGAATACACTCTTATCAAAACAATATGTACAACTAAAACGTTTAAAAGAATCCAACATgtgaaattgtttaaatgatGTTGAAGGGatttgtaaagagtttaaaagaATCAGTTGTGATATATCAAAGtgtaattcatttaaaatataaaatagaaaatgtttGTTACGTCTGATTCGGAAAAAAAGTGTTTCTTGGAGCATACCAAAGCTGCTAGAGAGGAGCGGGCATACGAAAAACGTCGGGAAGAGGCAGCTGTAAGAATACAAGCACAATGGAAAGGATACGTAATTCGTAGACAGTATTACAATAAGatactgtaaatatatatgttataactttgatatctattaaataaatacaataattttcacGAATTTAGCTATGACTTTGATAATATATTCATAACGGAAAATAACGACTTGGACGTAGATCTTTTACCAGCAAATACTGTGTATCCGGTTGTTCGGCGCTTCCTCACATATTTTGAATGTAAAAATGGAACACCCCCCGTTGTGAAACCATCACGGGAGAAGTTTGAATGTTTATGTCGTTATTTAAACAAAGCCATGGAATCGGAATCACCAAAATTGTCGTACGCTGCTCTTTGTCTGCACAAAGATAAGAGGTgcgtaataatttattttaaataaaataatttacattgaTAACTGCATTTTAGCTTGCCTTGGTTGGCACATATCAAATCATTATTGACCTTATGCTGTTTAATGCTGGGCGATATTAAACCAGGTAGATATAATAACCaaagtttttaaattgaaatgtaattaaggaaatttatagaaaatcatACCGACAGCATTTCCTTGGCTCTGTATTTGCATACTTTAATCGTTTTCACTTCACCAAAGTCGTGGGGTATTCTGCGCAATAAACAATTCGAAAAAATGCAACCAGCATTTCAGAAAATATGCTGCAATATTCAGGGAAAATtagtacaaaataattttttcaaaactatgcGCGTAAGTTTGAAAAATGTT encodes:
- the LOC106619802 gene encoding protein phosphatase methylesterase 1, which translates into the protein MSNLQRTILKNRLPPTIPGGRIGRSDSFKKSRIRDFKPALWSEFFAEKEDVVLDENRTFRIYRTKAPQKPGPILLLLHGGGYSGLTWSHFCVEITRIIHCQCLAIDLRGHGDTKTELDDDLSSDTLAKDIGDLVLQLYQEDAPPIYLVGHSMGGAIAVHFAHKAIIPSIIGITVIDVVEGTAMEALASMQSFLRSRPTHFKSIPNAIEWCIRSGQIRNVESAKVSMPGQIINCSTQQLATNELPLSEDEIEDSASTSNFTHPFSISEDEEMGNDNGGDSVTSVVNTALGEEHDSSSDSSDFKKPFIGHGESPKRYTWRIDLSKSEKYWVGWFTGLSEKFLNLRVPKQLLLASIDGLDKALTVGQMQGRFQMQVLARCGHAVHEDRPHEVAEVISGYLIRNRFAEAVGEFHFHLPSC
- the LOC106619803 gene encoding UPF0193 protein EVG1 homolog: MEKTRCMDKITGSPVQDNGRIQSSDNKAILWPSERIVQGGIFHCPKIEYSKETADLLKALMAESKMSMLMRKKINYHLRNGEPLPKPEPPPINTKDPEAGALDILQRAHLAKRKSLEQILASDAYKLPPYRPRPTNRMPTEKEKKLLQEAMSGMRLAETSVKAKRKPRIRTDFQATEENIIDELLDQINERANWLAEMEELGDGKRFRNEVREQIAERLRHIKALETKIQIKRSGIRFVE